Genomic segment of Phycodurus eques isolate BA_2022a chromosome 13, UOR_Pequ_1.1, whole genome shotgun sequence:
accagataactagcaaccctttactgctcagtgaccgtttttgtcaatgtctttgtgtctccaaagtgttctctgtcaatggactgtctgttgtcgtactagagcggctccaactaccggagacaaattccttgtgtgttttttggacatatttggcaaataaagataattctgatttgTGGTACAGTACATATTAAGTTTTGCTGATCGCATAAAACCAGTTATGCATAAGGTGAGGCACGCAGTATTGTGCCTCACAAGGTGGACAACCATAAGAAAAACTGAGGCAACTGCCAGGGGCCCCATGATTTCCAGGGACCCCCAAACGTCGCAGAAGAAAAGACCCAGTAAAGTTTTCTTTGATGTGaagcaattattattgttgtagtCTTAATTTACGCGCTTATAAACCGATCAAAAATGCGTAATATATCATGACCATATTGACTACCAAGCCCTGCCCTTCCTCCCAAATGGACCAGTCCATCTTCTTACTGCGcatgtgcagacttgattcaggaagaCGAAACAAACTAAATTGTTGGCGCAATTGTGAACGAAATGAAGCGGTAGGTGCAGTCAGTGCATTGTAAAATGTTTCTCCAAATGAAAGCCAAACGCGGAAGATAATTGTATCTAACCTTATAAATTTATCAAAACATGGATGACCAATTTAAATTGGATGTCATCAGTAATGGAGATTAAATTGAGCCTCCTGGGATTAGAGACAAAACGCCTTTTAAACCAACCAGAATAATCCAGTTGCAATTGATTCGATGCCCTGGGAATACAATGACCTGGATAAATGGGACCATTATGGGCTTCAACCATCAGGTCAGAAAAATACCATTTtaccaaatttgaatatcaGGCTGATGATTTTGTGGCCAATACAGTTTGGCTCATACAGTAAATTTGGTAGTCTGACTGTCACTGCCCCAACAGCCATGAACCCCATCACGTCACTGATTTGTAATACTATCGTTACACCTCTCATGTCGCTAATTAAGGTATTTAAGGTCTGATAGTCGTTTGGATGTTCTTTCTTTCATTGTGAAGCACTTAGAGCTGCAATCCTTGGAGGAAATGTGCTACACACATAGTTTataattattgttgttattgtttacaCAATGTCATTTAAACTAGGTTTTCCAAATGTTTCGCATACAAAATCCacccatttttttccacttatccGAGTTCGTGtggcgggggcagtagctttagtagggaagcccagacttccctcacccTTTCTaactgggagacatagtctctccagcgtgtcctgggtcatccccggggtgttctcccggtgggatgttcccgggaacacctcaccagggaggcgtccgggatgcatcctaatcagatgccgaagccacctcctctggctcctctcaatgacTCTGAGCCCCTGCCGGAACACCGAGGTTCTCACCCTaactctaagggagagctcagacaccctgcggagcaaAGTCattccgggatcttgttctttcagtctcgacccacagctcgtgaccctATGTAAGCGttggaatgtagatcgaccatTCAATTGAGAGATTCGCCTTTGGGCTtaactccttcttcaccacaacggaccgatacaaaggccacatcactgcagacgctgcatcgatccgcctgtcgatctcccgttccattcttccctcgctcgtgaacaagaccccaagatacttgaactcctccacttggggcaggatctcatgcccgacccggagaggacacttcacccttttccgatttaggaccatggtctccgatttggaggtgctgattttcatctcaaccgcttcacacttggctgcgaaccgctccagtgagagctggagagagtgtgtgtcgagtcctccgttgaaccccagcgactgcctcaccgaacccctggggttcgatcgaacccaggttaagaaccactgaagTAATCTGACCCTGTTGGACATGCAGAGAAATAAATATGAACGTTGATCGTGTTCAAATTAAGTCTTGTAAGCACGAACACGGCAATCACCCTCAAAATAATGTGGTGCTGTTTTGAACTCGAACAAAATGATGCATCTGAAAATCAATACTGTATGCAGTTTTGTAACTTGGAAGGTCAGATACTATCCAATGATGAGCTGTAATTAAAGCTCACTAATTTTGTTGGACCGTGCTGATATTTTTAATGTCGTGGCCAGCAGAATGTGTACGTACAATGAGACCAAACGATCCAAGACAGTACAGTTGTCGGAGAAAACACTGCATAAGTAACACAACCTGTTGGATAACAGCCACTGTAGAAAATGTTTCCATTAAATTACGTGCTGGACACCGACAAGGAAATTATTTGAGAAAAAGCAGAATATGGCCTAACTCCAACATATGCACTCTATTCATGTTATaccaaatacaattaaaaggcAGTGAGCCATGAGAATAACGGTAGAAATGCTATTAACGTCTTAAGGCTTACTTCTGATATCGTATATGTTAACCCTTTTGCATTGTGGCAAGAGGTTCTGAACAGAGGAACTGTATTAGTGATGTGTTTTCCTTGCTCAGTGTTAATGTTGTATTTATCTGTTTCAGGTTGAACCCAACCCAAAACGCCTCAGTGCTGTTGAGCGACTCGAAGCTGACAAAGCAAAGTATGTTAAGAGTCAAGAGGTTATCAACGCTAAACAGGAACCAATCAAACCACCAATTCTGGCCAAGCCTCCAATTGTTCATACCCTTCTTTCCAAAAGAACCTCTGGAGTATGTGGTGGAATACTCGGAGGTGGAGTACCTTTCAAACCTTCAAATAACAACGCCAAGTCAGACACATGTGCAACCAGCAGCGCCAGCAGCAAACGGGAGAATCTCAATCTGGAGATCCTAAAAAATCTCCTTAACTCATCATCTTCTTCAGGAGCAGGCTCTGAAGGGCTCGTTGGTGGCGCTAAGAGTGCTGTGTTGATGAGGTCATCTGGGGGACTAACAAGGAGTTGGACACCATCCAGGTAAAAGATTGAACAGTGctccttttttgtgttttcattttatcttTACAGTGAAACTTCTAAGATCAAACACAAACTGTTCTAGAATGTTGATTGACCTCCACTCAGAAGTAATGAATTTGTTTCACAGTAAAACTGTCACTATCAACAGGGGTGCGCAGAACGAATTAAATctgtatttaaaattaaaacccTAAATCTGACCAGGGAAAAGCTTTCAAGTTTTCCAGGGAATGGGAAATGGAGCACACGTCCAAATAACAACATAAACTATAGAGTGTTAATCGTACAGTAGGCCCATGTTGCAGAAGTTCAGAACCATTCTTATTGTTTTAAACCTTACAGCTGCTTTTGACACAGTGGACCACGATATCCACATCTCTCGGCTGGAGTATTGTGTTGGCGTCACTGGCACTGCTCTTCAgtgggttttttgttgttgtcagtcTTGGTGAACATCATTCGTCCTGTGCACCTCTTCCAAACAGAGTACCCCAAGGTTCCATTCTTAGACCTGTCCTCTTTTCTCGCTTTCTGCTCCGATTAGAAGTAGAATTAGATTCGTTCTTATCATGCACAAAAATCTTTGTGACTGACCCTTGTTAAAAGTGCAAGAAGGACAAAGTTTGGATGGCCCTTAAAATTTCAATGACAGTGAAAGCGAATTCATAATGATTGGACCCAGTAGGGCTCGTAATTCCCCTCTTGACCTGAATTATCTTGGTCCTTATGTCAAACACACTGCAACTAATCTGGGGGGTTCAAATCGacagtgattttaaaattgATCAGCAGATCTGttataaaatcttttttttttttttttttcagatgacaTTTAAAACTCCAAATAGCCAAATAAACACGCCGTCCAGCCTGGCATTCTCTTCTTACGGACAGCCACGGAGAGCGAGAGCATATGCACAAAAAGCTAGTCTTGGTGTTCGGTCAATGGTGTGAAGTGTATACATGCAAAAAGAATTTGGTTTGCGATCAAATAGTCTTTTTAAAAGGTGAAATACAGACAGATGAAGGTGTTCACAAGCCTTCTGGCATTAATCATTTTAATGTAATGGTTCCATTTTCTTTAGTGCGTGTAAACACACTGAATGATTCACCCTTGCCTGTCTTTCTCTGAAACACTCGTTCTGTTTGTTTTATACTCCTAGGATGCCATTAACCTACCGATCTACAATAGCTCTGAATGAGCAACCACAAGACTCGGCTCCCAGTCCAAGCACCTCACATTCCTTGCGCTCATTTTCCCATTCCTTGAAGGTACCTCCAATCAGCAGCGATGGACGGTGCAGTCCGCAGCTGGTAGGAAACCTTAATCTCAGCAGAGTGCTGGCTGAAAGACGAGGTGAAGGAGCGGTTACAGAAAGATCACGGTCTCCACTGCCACCGCTACTGACTTCGCACTCCTCCTCCGACCTTCTGCGACTGTGCAACGGCAAACCACTTCGTACTGCTCGATCGAGCAGCTCCTCAGCTCCACCGCTCCCCCCAAAACCAAACCCTGCCTCCCTCCCACCTCCTACCCTCTCATTGTCATTGCCTCCCCCTCGTCCAAATGTATCCCCGTCGCTCTGCAACAACACAACCCTTCAGTCGCTATCATGTGATGTTGGAGAAGCTGCTAATCCTTCAACAGATCCCAACCTGGAGATAGAGATTGGCTCCTCTGTAGCACGGCGTTCCTCTCTACATAGGTCGAAATCAGACCTGTCGGACAGGTACGCCCGGGCTGGAGCTGACGTAGAACGTTTTTTTAACTATTGCGGCCTTGACCCTGAGGAGCTGGAGGCAGTTGGTCCAGAGAACTTCGCTCGGGCCAATTCGGACATTGTGAGCTTGAACTTCAGATCGGCTTCGATGATTTCCTCTGACTGCGACCGGTCACGGCGGTCCTCAAACGATGGCTTGTCAGATGGCGACGAGGGAGACGATGAAGAGGCCGGAGAGCGAGTTCCTTATGGCATCTCTGCTGTGGAGCGCAATGCAAGAGTTATTAAATGGCTGTACAGCATCAAACAGGCGAGAGAGACGCAAAAGGTCTCGCATGTCTAGGTAACACCCTACAATCAAACTTCTTGTCTCAGATGTGATAGAGCAGGTGTTCTCACTGGTCGAAGACGGCTTTACACGGACAGTTCTCAAAGCAAACACAAATTACGGCAGGCAAAAGAATAGAACTTGGAGCACTCACGAAAATTGAGTTTTACAGGACATTTCtgaaaatgaactagttcattagACGTTTTTGGGAACACTTGTTTGAACATTGGTTTGAGCGACACAAACAATGTGACTGCCTCATGACAATGAGCTACTGACCTAGCATAGAGGGCAATCCTTCAATTTCCATCTCATGTGAGCGCAGCTAGCTTTGAGTCCTCTGAGTCGTAAACCCGCTTGCCAGTTCAGCTGTTTAAATAGGTCAGGTGATGTGCATAAAAGAGGCACAGTGGAACAATCAAACCAAGAGAAACTAAAACTGGAACTACCATGGCTACTTCAAAGACGTTACGGTCACACAA
This window contains:
- the fam110b gene encoding protein FAM110B encodes the protein MPTETLAPALPDSKSTGTATPFSSTVPLRILNKGPDYFRRQVEPNPKRLSAVERLEADKAKYVKSQEVINAKQEPIKPPILAKPPIVHTLLSKRTSGVCGGILGGGVPFKPSNNNAKSDTCATSSASSKRENLNLEILKNLLNSSSSSGAGSEGLVGGAKSAVLMRSSGGLTRSWTPSRMPLTYRSTIALNEQPQDSAPSPSTSHSLRSFSHSLKVPPISSDGRCSPQLVGNLNLSRVLAERRGEGAVTERSRSPLPPLLTSHSSSDLLRLCNGKPLRTARSSSSSAPPLPPKPNPASLPPPTLSLSLPPPRPNVSPSLCNNTTLQSLSCDVGEAANPSTDPNLEIEIGSSVARRSSLHRSKSDLSDRYARAGADVERFFNYCGLDPEELEAVGPENFARANSDIVSLNFRSASMISSDCDRSRRSSNDGLSDGDEGDDEEAGERVPYGISAVERNARVIKWLYSIKQARETQKVSHV